One Brachyspira pilosicoli P43/6/78 genomic window carries:
- the celB gene encoding PTS cellobiose transporter subunit IIC has translation MNDKIMHFIEEKVLPIAGKVASNRYLNAIRDGFVFAVPFLIVGSFILLILNLPLTDKNNFLYLEWYTNLMAKYKADLMQPFNVSMGIMCMFIVYGIGYSLSGHYNLNSITGGFLSLFSFLLVSAKVEYVPIVESVSKSFLVDADSYIPVMDVRFMDAKGLFVAIIFGIISIEIFRFLVHKKLIITLPESVPPAIAKSFELLIPVAVVIVLFQAINLIIQKSLLLMLPDLFMKIFEPLLYISDSLPSIILILFLVHLLWFAGLHGTNILGAIISSISLSNLAFNQSALQAGEEITKIWAGSFFDLYALIGGVGTTLGLAIAMVRSKNEHIKSIGKLALVPSIFNINEPIMFGTPVVMNPLLMIPFIFIPIINITIAYILTKLNIVGHVVTLVPWTTPAPLGALLATNLNFGAMILSLIFIFTSYLMYKPFLKAYEISLEKEEANNK, from the coding sequence ATGAATGATAAAATAATGCATTTTATAGAAGAGAAAGTACTTCCTATAGCAGGAAAAGTTGCTAGTAATAGATATTTAAATGCAATAAGAGATGGTTTTGTATTTGCTGTACCATTTTTAATTGTGGGTTCATTTATACTTTTAATATTAAACTTACCTCTTACTGACAAAAATAATTTTTTATATTTAGAATGGTATACCAATTTAATGGCAAAATATAAAGCAGATTTAATGCAGCCTTTTAATGTGAGTATGGGTATAATGTGTATGTTTATAGTTTATGGAATAGGTTATTCTTTATCTGGACATTATAATCTTAACTCTATAACAGGCGGATTTTTATCATTATTTAGTTTTTTACTTGTATCTGCAAAGGTTGAGTATGTACCTATAGTGGAATCTGTATCAAAATCATTTTTAGTTGACGCTGATAGCTATATACCAGTAATGGACGTAAGATTTATGGACGCTAAAGGGTTATTTGTAGCTATTATATTTGGAATAATTTCTATAGAGATATTCAGATTTTTGGTTCATAAGAAATTAATTATCACACTTCCAGAATCTGTTCCTCCTGCAATAGCTAAGTCATTTGAGCTTTTAATACCTGTAGCAGTAGTTATAGTATTATTTCAAGCAATTAATCTTATAATACAAAAAAGTTTATTATTAATGCTTCCTGATTTATTTATGAAGATATTTGAACCATTACTTTATATATCAGATTCTCTTCCATCAATAATATTAATACTATTTTTGGTGCATTTATTATGGTTTGCGGGTCTTCATGGTACTAATATACTTGGAGCTATAATTTCTTCTATAAGCTTATCAAATTTAGCATTTAATCAAAGTGCATTACAGGCAGGAGAAGAAATCACTAAAATATGGGCTGGAAGTTTTTTTGATTTATATGCCCTTATAGGAGGAGTAGGAACAACATTAGGTTTAGCAATAGCAATGGTTAGAAGCAAAAATGAACATATAAAATCTATTGGTAAATTGGCATTAGTGCCATCAATATTTAATATTAATGAACCTATTATGTTTGGCACACCTGTAGTAATGAATCCATTATTAATGATACCTTTTATATTTATACCTATTATCAATATAACAATAGCTTATATACTAACAAAATTAAATATTGTAGGTCATGTTGTTACTTTAGTGCCTTGGACAACTCCTGCACCTTTAGGAGCATTGCTTGCTACTAATTTAAACTTTGGAGCTATGATATTAAGTTTAATTTTTATATTTACTTCTTATCTAATGTATAAACCTTTTCTAAAGGCTTATGAAATATCTTTAGAAAAAGAAGAAGCAAATAATAAATAA
- the celB gene encoding PTS cellobiose transporter subunit IIC — MNDKLMTFIENKILPIAAKIASNRYLNAIRDGFVFAMPFLIVGSFILLILNLPFTDKNNFLYMEWYDNLMKAFKGDLVQPFYVSMGIMSLFVAYGIGYSLSGHYNLNSITGGFLSLFSFLLVSAKVEYVPIVEAVSKSFLVDADSYIPVMDVRFMDAKGLFVAIIFGIVSIEIFRFLVHKKLIITLPESVPPAIAKSFELLIPVAVVIVLFQALNIIIQKKLIMMIPELVMKIFEPLLHVSDSLPSIIILLLVIHILWFAGLHGTNIVDAIVKAITLSNLAINQAALQAGEPVTKIFAGGFFDSYVFMGGVGTTLGLAIAMVRSKNEHIKSIGKLSIVPAVFNINEPIMFGAPVVMNPVLMIPFIALPIINATIAWIFTKLNIIGHIVSLVPWTTPGPLAALLATNLNVGSMILSLVLIFTSYLAYIPFLKAYEISLEKEESANK, encoded by the coding sequence ATGAATGATAAATTAATGACTTTTATAGAAAATAAAATTTTACCTATAGCTGCTAAAATAGCAAGCAACAGATATTTAAATGCAATAAGAGATGGATTTGTTTTTGCTATGCCATTTTTAATTGTAGGTTCATTTATACTTTTAATCTTAAACCTTCCTTTTACAGACAAAAACAACTTTTTATATATGGAATGGTATGATAATTTAATGAAAGCTTTTAAGGGTGATTTAGTTCAGCCTTTTTATGTGAGTATGGGTATAATGTCATTGTTTGTAGCTTATGGAATAGGTTATTCTTTATCTGGACATTATAATCTTAATTCTATAACAGGCGGATTTTTATCATTATTTAGTTTTTTACTTGTATCTGCAAAGGTTGAGTATGTGCCTATAGTGGAAGCTGTATCAAAATCATTTTTAGTTGACGCTGATAGCTATATACCAGTAATGGACGTAAGATTTATGGACGCTAAAGGATTATTTGTAGCTATTATATTTGGAATAGTTTCTATAGAGATATTTAGATTTTTGGTTCATAAGAAATTAATTATCACACTTCCAGAATCTGTTCCTCCTGCAATAGCTAAGTCATTTGAGCTTTTAATACCTGTAGCAGTTGTGATAGTATTATTTCAAGCATTAAATATTATTATACAAAAGAAACTAATTATGATGATACCTGAACTTGTAATGAAAATATTTGAACCGCTTCTTCATGTATCTGATTCTTTACCTTCTATAATAATATTATTGTTGGTTATACATATATTATGGTTTGCAGGTTTACACGGTACTAATATAGTTGATGCTATAGTAAAAGCAATTACTTTATCAAACTTAGCAATAAACCAAGCGGCATTACAAGCAGGAGAGCCTGTAACAAAAATATTTGCCGGCGGTTTCTTTGATTCTTATGTATTTATGGGCGGTGTTGGTACTACTTTAGGTTTGGCAATAGCGATGGTGAGAAGTAAAAATGAACATATAAAATCTATTGGTAAATTGTCAATAGTGCCTGCAGTTTTTAATATTAATGAGCCTATAATGTTTGGTGCTCCAGTGGTAATGAATCCAGTATTAATGATTCCGTTTATAGCTCTTCCTATAATCAATGCTACTATAGCTTGGATATTTACCAAATTAAATATTATAGGTCATATTGTATCATTGGTGCCTTGGACTACTCCTGGTCCATTAGCTGCTTTGCTTGCTACTAACTTAAATGTTGGTTCTATGATATTAAGTTTAGTTTTAATATTTACTTCATACTTAGCTTATATACCTTTTCTTAAAGCTTATGAAATATCTTTAGAGAAAGAAGAATCAGCTAATAAATAA
- a CDS encoding DUF871 domain-containing protein, with amino-acid sequence MRELGISIYPFHSKMEENKSYIDLASKYGFTRCFMCLLSVEHSKEEIIKEFSEIINYAKERGIKTTLDISPAVFKSLEISYDNLEFFYKLGAWAIRLDLGFSGNEESLMTYNDYNLKIELNMSNSTSYIDTIMNYYPNKENLIGCYNFYPHAYSGLDKKLFIESMNRFKKHSIKSSAFINAKEANFGPWPVDDGICTLEEHRNLPIEIQAMELFFLGVDAVFIANCYANEESFKKLQSLDKRLITLKAKLLDSIPEIERKIVLEELHQNRADASEYFIRSSNPRVKYKGHNFKLFNAVTEIKRGDILIDSSEYGSYAGELQIALKDIKNTGRTNVVGRVDEEYLFLLDYINMAQRFKITE; translated from the coding sequence ATGAGAGAGTTAGGCATTTCTATTTATCCGTTTCATTCAAAAATGGAAGAAAATAAATCTTATATAGACTTAGCTTCTAAATATGGTTTTACAAGATGTTTTATGTGCTTATTATCGGTTGAGCATTCTAAAGAAGAGATTATAAAAGAGTTTTCTGAGATTATAAATTATGCAAAAGAGAGAGGAATAAAAACTACTTTAGATATTTCTCCAGCAGTATTTAAATCTTTAGAAATATCTTATGATAATTTAGAGTTTTTTTATAAATTAGGAGCTTGGGCTATAAGGTTAGATTTGGGTTTTAGCGGAAATGAAGAGAGCTTAATGACTTATAATGATTATAATTTAAAAATAGAGCTTAATATGAGTAATTCTACTTCATATATAGATACTATAATGAATTATTATCCTAATAAAGAAAATCTAATAGGCTGTTATAATTTTTATCCTCATGCTTACAGCGGATTAGATAAAAAGCTATTTATTGAAAGCATGAATCGTTTTAAAAAGCATTCAATAAAATCATCAGCCTTTATTAATGCAAAAGAGGCTAATTTTGGACCTTGGCCTGTAGATGACGGGATATGCACTTTGGAAGAGCATAGAAATCTGCCTATAGAAATACAGGCTATGGAATTATTTTTCTTAGGTGTAGATGCTGTATTTATTGCTAATTGCTATGCCAATGAAGAGTCTTTTAAAAAGCTTCAAAGTTTAGATAAAAGACTCATAACATTAAAGGCTAAATTATTAGACAGTATCCCTGAAATAGAGAGAAAAATTGTACTTGAAGAACTTCATCAAAACAGAGCTGACGCTAGTGAATATTTTATTAGGTCATCAAATCCTAGAGTAAAATATAAAGGACATAATTTTAAGTTATTTAATGCTGTTACAGAGATTAAAAGAGGAGATATACTTATTGACTCTTCAGAATATGGAAGTTATGCAGGTGAATTACAAATAGCATTAAAAGACATAAAAAACACTGGAAGAACAAATGTTGTTGGAAGAGTTGATGAAGAGTATTTGTTCTTACTAGACTATATAAACATGGCTCAAAGATTTAAAATAACAGAATAA
- a CDS encoding PTS sugar transporter subunit IIB, with amino-acid sequence MTKILLLCSAGMSTSMVVKKMKESAAKRNIEVEIEAVSTARFNELLDSYDVFLLGPQVKFQLKEFQAKAKEKNKPLDVIDFKDYGMMNGEKILDFALNLKVQ; translated from the coding sequence ATGACTAAAATTTTATTATTATGTTCAGCAGGAATGTCTACAAGCATGGTTGTAAAAAAAATGAAAGAATCTGCTGCAAAGAGAAATATTGAAGTAGAAATAGAGGCTGTAAGTACTGCAAGATTTAATGAGCTTTTAGACAGCTATGATGTATTTTTACTTGGACCGCAAGTAAAATTCCAGCTTAAAGAATTCCAAGCAAAAGCAAAAGAAAAAAATAAACCATTAGATGTTATAGATTTTAAAGATTACGGTATGATGAATGGAGAGAAAATATTAGATTTCGCTCTAAACTTGAAAGTTCAATAA
- a CDS encoding BglG family transcription antiterminator — MKSKYIKELLSILSNESYITAEMLAKKLQISEKTVRIKIAELNKELENTGIKVVSKARYGYILECDNHKDMSNINLNAHIFNDFEYRLKYIFEHLINNNNTYIKSDNLISALDISKTTLTNTLKIIEDNIRYYNLKIERKPNYGIKLIGKEFDIRNCIIDYYLKQQIYDKKYINKTIENIVINFIKKNDIKLSEVNLENFILYISASIERIKENKNINDYNDDNILKDVKKEELKLARKLANILEKELNIKLNDTEIIFIAIHIASKSLLSNSENYIIQNKLDNVVQDMLDLIYNNLKIDLRDNLNLRLLLNHHMIPLDIRIRYNVLQKNPMLSDIKTNYSLAYLIASEANTVLKTYYNKEISDDEIGFLALLFQIALEENSEEKKKINILIVCGSGKTTSKLLMHKYKKEFADYIENIYTTDLIMLKEFDFSKVDYIFSTVPIVFQVPVPIVHIGLFLETNDIIKVKNVLDLSENDFLNNYYNKKLFSTNITGNSREEIIKNICKNIKKYINIPDNFYDLVMKRESLSETDFGNLVAIPHPFEIVTDETFVFVAILEKPIIWYKNNVQVVFLVSISNKKDDNLQKFYQYTVDFLLNEKNVIKLIENRSFENLMYLLKNSSGE; from the coding sequence ATGAAAAGTAAATATATAAAAGAACTATTATCCATTCTCTCTAATGAATCATATATCACAGCAGAAATGCTTGCAAAAAAATTGCAAATAAGTGAAAAAACTGTAAGAATAAAAATAGCAGAATTAAATAAAGAATTAGAAAACACAGGAATTAAAGTAGTATCCAAAGCAAGATATGGTTATATTTTAGAATGCGATAATCATAAAGATATGTCAAATATAAACCTTAATGCACATATATTTAACGATTTTGAATATAGATTAAAATACATATTTGAACATCTTATTAATAATAATAATACATATATAAAATCTGATAATCTTATAAGTGCATTAGATATATCAAAAACAACACTAACAAATACATTAAAAATCATAGAAGATAATATTAGATATTATAACTTAAAAATAGAACGCAAGCCAAATTATGGTATTAAATTAATTGGTAAAGAATTTGATATTAGAAACTGCATAATAGATTATTATTTAAAACAGCAAATATATGATAAAAAATATATAAATAAAACTATAGAAAATATAGTAATTAATTTTATAAAGAAAAATGATATAAAACTATCTGAGGTAAACTTAGAAAACTTTATATTATATATTTCTGCATCAATAGAGAGAATAAAAGAAAATAAAAATATAAACGATTATAATGATGATAACATATTAAAAGATGTAAAAAAAGAAGAATTGAAATTAGCAAGAAAATTAGCAAATATATTAGAAAAAGAATTAAATATAAAATTAAATGATACTGAAATAATTTTTATAGCAATTCATATAGCATCAAAAAGTTTATTATCAAATAGTGAAAATTATATTATACAAAACAAACTAGACAATGTAGTTCAGGATATGCTCGATTTGATATACAATAATTTAAAAATAGATTTAAGAGATAATTTAAACTTAAGATTATTGCTTAACCATCATATGATACCGCTTGATATAAGAATAAGATATAATGTTTTACAAAAAAATCCAATGCTTAGCGACATAAAAACAAATTATTCTCTAGCATACCTAATAGCATCAGAAGCTAATACTGTACTTAAAACATATTATAATAAAGAAATATCAGATGATGAAATTGGTTTTTTGGCATTATTATTTCAAATAGCTTTAGAGGAAAATAGCGAAGAGAAAAAGAAAATCAATATACTAATAGTATGCGGAAGCGGAAAAACTACTTCAAAGCTTCTTATGCATAAATATAAAAAAGAGTTTGCTGACTATATAGAAAATATTTATACTACAGATTTGATAATGCTTAAAGAGTTTGATTTTTCTAAAGTAGATTATATATTTTCTACAGTACCTATAGTTTTTCAAGTACCTGTTCCTATTGTTCATATAGGATTATTTTTAGAGACTAATGATATTATAAAAGTAAAAAATGTACTAGATTTATCTGAAAATGATTTTTTAAATAATTATTATAATAAAAAATTATTCTCTACAAATATAACAGGAAACAGCAGAGAAGAGATTATAAAAAACATATGTAAAAATATTAAAAAATATATTAATATACCAGATAATTTTTATGATTTGGTAATGAAAAGAGAAAGCTTGTCAGAAACAGATTTCGGAAACCTTGTTGCAATTCCGCATCCTTTTGAAATTGTAACTGATGAAACTTTTGTATTTGTTGCTATATTAGAAAAGCCTATTATATGGTATAAAAATAATGTGCAGGTTGTATTTTTAGTTTCTATATCAAATAAAAAAGATGATAATTTACAGAAGTTTTATCAATATACTGTTGACTTTTTGTTAAATGAAAAAAACGTGATAAAGCTTATAGAAAATAGAAGTTTTGAAAATCTAATGTATTTATTAAAAAATTCTTCGGGAGAATAA
- a CDS encoding HPr family phosphocarrier protein: MESFKYIINNTNNIHARPLSELAKIAKDSECDVTIIKDNTSKDIKKIIGIMQLGLKVGDEVIINIKGENKSKESEAKKNILNFFKTNF; encoded by the coding sequence ATGGAAAGTTTTAAATATATTATTAACAATACAAACAATATACATGCAAGACCTTTAAGCGAACTTGCTAAAATAGCAAAAGACAGCGAATGCGATGTTACTATAATAAAAGATAATACATCAAAAGATATAAAAAAAATAATAGGCATAATGCAATTAGGCTTAAAAGTTGGAGATGAAGTTATTATCAATATAAAAGGAGAAAATAAATCAAAAGAGAGTGAAGCTAAAAAAAATATCTTGAATTTTTTTAAAACGAATTTTTAA
- the pnp gene encoding polyribonucleotide nucleotidyltransferase: protein MVTVKSVFCGEELILETGLLAKQAHGSVTLRLGNTTILATVVAAKEPNLESDFFPLTVNYNEKYYAGGKIPGGFFKREAKPRDKEILISRIIDRPLRPLFPEGFRNEVQIIPTVLSVDTDMPTDALALIASSAALTISWIPFGGPVAAVRIGYKNGEYIINPKNRELASSELDIIVAGSKDAILMIEGEAREVSEEVFIGAIELAHKEMQKYIDMQNEMAALCGTQKIEQELFEYDAELVKMVTEYGREKIEAANYNPDKAKRNESMDNAFNEVEEYIKTKIEDEKLISQVKGICHSIEEEIVREAIVEKGMRPDGRALDEIRPISTMTNLIPRVHGSALFTRGQTQCLSIVTLGSEKDAQLMDDIYGKENKTFMLHYNFPPFSVGEVGRYGSPGRREIGHGNLAERSFNAVLPPKDKFPYTIRVVAEILESNGSSSMATICASTMSLLSAGVPLNASVAGIAMGLATYKDGYKVLTDIQGVEDHLGDMDFKVAGTRKGITAFQLDIKLTGISTQILKEALEQAKKARYFILDKIEATISNPNEISDFAPKYKTMDVNPEKIRVLIGPGGKNIKAIIEETGSDVEIQDSGVINIFAPDTPTLDKTISLINSYVKDPEVGEVYDGVVKDIKEFGAFIEILPGVEGLCHISELAYKHVMNVEEVLKIGDEVKVKIIDVKGGKYSLSRKALLEKPADYVEEENNNKRKHDRKKRF, encoded by the coding sequence ATGGTAACAGTTAAGAGTGTATTTTGCGGAGAAGAATTAATTTTAGAGACAGGACTTTTAGCAAAACAAGCACATGGTTCAGTAACTTTAAGATTAGGAAATACTACTATTTTAGCTACAGTTGTTGCGGCAAAAGAGCCTAATTTAGAATCAGACTTTTTCCCGCTTACTGTAAATTATAATGAAAAATATTATGCAGGCGGTAAAATTCCTGGTGGTTTCTTCAAAAGAGAAGCTAAACCTAGAGATAAAGAGATACTTATTTCTCGTATAATAGATAGACCTTTAAGACCGCTTTTCCCTGAAGGTTTTAGAAATGAGGTGCAAATTATTCCTACAGTACTTTCTGTAGATACTGATATGCCTACAGATGCTTTAGCTTTAATAGCTTCATCTGCAGCACTCACTATTTCTTGGATACCTTTCGGAGGACCTGTGGCAGCTGTAAGAATAGGGTACAAAAATGGTGAATATATCATCAACCCTAAAAACCGTGAACTTGCATCAAGCGAATTAGATATTATAGTTGCTGGAAGTAAAGATGCTATACTTATGATTGAAGGTGAGGCAAGAGAGGTTTCTGAGGAAGTATTTATCGGTGCTATAGAGTTAGCTCATAAAGAGATGCAGAAATATATTGATATGCAAAATGAAATGGCTGCTCTTTGCGGTACTCAAAAAATAGAACAGGAATTATTTGAGTATGATGCTGAATTAGTAAAGATGGTTACTGAATACGGCAGAGAAAAAATAGAAGCTGCTAATTATAATCCTGATAAAGCTAAAAGAAATGAAAGTATGGATAATGCTTTTAATGAAGTAGAAGAGTATATTAAAACAAAAATAGAAGATGAAAAATTAATATCTCAAGTTAAAGGCATTTGTCATTCTATAGAAGAAGAAATTGTAAGAGAGGCTATAGTAGAGAAGGGAATGCGTCCAGACGGAAGAGCTTTAGATGAGATTCGCCCTATAAGCACAATGACTAATCTTATTCCTAGAGTTCATGGTTCTGCTTTATTTACTAGAGGACAAACTCAATGTTTATCTATAGTTACATTAGGAAGCGAGAAAGATGCTCAATTAATGGACGATATATACGGAAAAGAAAATAAAACTTTCATGCTTCATTATAATTTCCCTCCATTTTCTGTTGGAGAAGTTGGAAGATACGGCTCTCCTGGAAGAAGAGAAATTGGACATGGTAATTTAGCAGAGCGTTCTTTTAATGCAGTACTTCCTCCAAAAGATAAATTCCCATACACTATAAGAGTAGTTGCTGAAATATTAGAAAGTAACGGTTCTTCATCAATGGCTACAATCTGTGCTTCCACTATGTCGCTTCTTTCAGCTGGTGTTCCTCTTAATGCTAGTGTTGCTGGTATTGCTATGGGACTTGCTACTTATAAAGATGGATATAAAGTGCTTACAGATATACAGGGTGTTGAAGACCATTTAGGAGATATGGACTTTAAGGTTGCTGGTACACGTAAAGGTATCACTGCTTTCCAGCTTGATATTAAACTTACTGGTATATCTACTCAAATATTAAAAGAGGCTTTAGAACAGGCTAAAAAGGCAAGATATTTTATACTTGATAAAATTGAAGCTACTATATCTAACCCTAATGAGATTTCAGATTTTGCTCCTAAGTATAAAACTATGGATGTAAACCCTGAGAAAATTAGAGTATTGATTGGACCTGGAGGAAAAAATATAAAAGCTATCATTGAAGAGACTGGAAGTGATGTTGAGATACAAGATAGCGGCGTAATTAATATATTTGCTCCAGATACTCCTACTTTAGATAAAACTATTAGCCTTATTAACTCTTATGTTAAAGACCCTGAGGTTGGTGAAGTTTATGACGGTGTTGTAAAAGACATTAAAGAGTTTGGTGCTTTTATAGAGATTTTACCTGGTGTAGAAGGACTTTGTCATATATCTGAACTTGCTTATAAACATGTTATGAATGTGGAAGAAGTTTTAAAGATTGGCGATGAAGTAAAAGTAAAAATTATAGATGTTAAAGGCGGCAAATACTCTTTAAGCAGAAAAGCTTTACTTGAAAAACCTGCTGATTATGTTGAAGAAGAAAACAACAATAAAAGAAAGCATGACAGAAAAAAGAGATTTTAA
- the rpsO gene encoding 30S ribosomal protein S15: protein MSITADEKLKIIKEFGKNEKDTGSAEVQIALLTNRITYLKGHFQEHTKDNHSRMGLLKMVAKRRKLLNYLRRTDLEAYKNLIQKLKIRK from the coding sequence ATGTCTATTACAGCAGACGAAAAACTAAAAATTATTAAAGAATTTGGAAAGAACGAAAAAGATACAGGTTCAGCAGAAGTACAAATAGCTCTTTTAACTAATCGTATAACTTATTTAAAAGGACATTTCCAAGAGCACACAAAAGATAATCATTCAAGAATGGGACTTCTTAAAATGGTAGCTAAAAGAAGAAAACTTCTTAATTATTTAAGAAGAACTGACCTTGAAGCTTATAAAAATCTTATACAGAAATTAAAAATAAGAAAATAA
- a CDS encoding bifunctional riboflavin kinase/FAD synthetase, with product MNQVVINDFCKIDIKKGSVVTIGKFDGVHKGHQKLIKYTVNMAKKYNLLSVVMMIRKKNVSIYNMEENISFIKALGVNYIIVIDFLPEFYTMEAKEFFNRLIEYYKMKRIVIGEDFAFGKDRVGDIDFLKRYALEKGVNVNIVNFLNHCGDKVSSSKIRDCLSNGEVDNVSKMLGRNYSMSGIIIHGNALGRKIGYPTANLELNDSIFVPKMGVYSSLVKIGNSAKLYKALTFIGISNINKELRVESHILDFSKMIYGKKITVIFLKYIRDNIKVNSIEEVKSLLEKDEYNVRKYFKRRKKCLLQQTKN from the coding sequence ATGAATCAAGTTGTTATTAATGATTTTTGCAAGATAGATATAAAAAAGGGTAGTGTAGTTACAATAGGTAAATTTGACGGTGTTCATAAGGGGCATCAGAAGCTTATTAAATATACTGTTAATATGGCTAAGAAATATAACTTATTATCTGTTGTTATGATGATAAGAAAGAAGAATGTATCTATTTATAATATGGAAGAAAATATATCTTTTATCAAGGCTTTGGGTGTTAATTATATAATAGTTATTGACTTTTTACCAGAATTTTATACAATGGAGGCTAAAGAGTTCTTTAATAGGTTAATAGAATATTATAAGATGAAGCGAATTGTTATTGGAGAAGACTTTGCTTTTGGTAAGGATAGAGTTGGAGATATTGATTTTCTAAAGAGATATGCTTTAGAAAAAGGCGTTAATGTAAATATAGTTAATTTTCTTAATCATTGCGGAGATAAGGTATCCAGCAGTAAAATAAGAGATTGTTTATCTAACGGCGAAGTAGATAATGTTTCTAAGATGCTTGGCAGAAATTATAGTATGAGCGGCATTATAATACATGGTAATGCTTTGGGCAGAAAGATTGGTTATCCTACTGCTAATTTAGAATTAAATGATAGCATATTTGTTCCTAAGATGGGGGTTTACAGCTCTTTAGTAAAAATAGGAAACAGTGCTAAATTATATAAAGCTCTAACGTTTATAGGTATAAGCAACATAAATAAAGAACTTAGAGTAGAAAGCCATATATTAGATTTTTCTAAAATGATATATGGTAAAAAAATAACAGTTATATTTCTTAAATATATTAGAGATAATATTAAAGTTAACTCTATAGAAGAAGTGAAATCATTATTAGAAAAAGATGAATACAATGTAAGAAAATATTTCAAAAGGAGAAAAAAATGTCTATTACAGCAGACGAAAAACTAA
- a CDS encoding STAS domain-containing protein, which yields MIDCSFEINYLIKEDSVMVLYLKKNICLESLPKIKDIMFEYLSKGINNIILNLSECSFIERDIWNYFIDFKKELNNDCYGDIVLSNMNGIVQMDYDLMELSNSIESFESLNDALYNFGIFNHTKSA from the coding sequence ATGATTGATTGTTCATTTGAAATTAATTATCTCATAAAAGAAGATTCTGTAATGGTATTATATTTAAAAAAGAATATATGCTTAGAATCTCTTCCTAAAATAAAAGATATAATGTTTGAATATCTATCTAAGGGCATTAATAATATAATACTTAATCTTTCTGAATGTTCTTTTATTGAAAGGGATATATGGAATTATTTTATAGATTTTAAAAAAGAACTTAATAATGATTGCTATGGAGATATTGTACTTTCAAATATGAATGGTATTGTTCAAATGGATTATGATTTAATGGAGCTTTCAAACTCAATAGAATCATTTGAGAGTTTAAATGATGCTCTTTACAATTTTGGAATATTTAATCATACTAAATCTGCTTAA